The following are encoded in a window of Callithrix jacchus isolate 240 chromosome 9, calJac240_pri, whole genome shotgun sequence genomic DNA:
- the LOC103795102 gene encoding uncharacterized protein LOC103795102: MLVILLSVALLAVSSAQSLYEDDNQEDVPSLISDAGDSYQSPDEESQKSPLGEDPPAEDENQDDGPQQGPPPQGGRHHHRPPPPPGKPQGPHPQGGHHHHGPPPPPGKPQGGHHHHGPPPPPGKPQGGHHHHGPPPPPGKPQGPPPQQGQPPQ, translated from the exons ATGCTTGTGATTCTGCTGTCAGTGGCCCTGCTGGCCGTGAGCTCAGCTCAGAGCTTATATGAAG ATGACAACCAGGAAGACGTTCCCTCCCTAATATCAG ATGCAGGGGACTCTTATCAGAGCCCAGATGAGGAGAGTCAGAAATCACCTCTTGGAGAAGACCCACCTGCTGAAGATGAAAACCAAGATGATGGTCCTCAGCAGGGACCACCCCCACAAGGAGGCCGCCACCACCACCgtccaccacctcctccaggaaagcCACAAGGACCACACCCACAGGGAGGCCACCACCACCACGgtccaccacctcctccaggaaagcCACAAGGAGGCCACCACCACCACGgtccaccacctcctccaggaaagcCACAAGGAGGCCACCACCACCACGGTCCACCACCTCCCCCAGGAAAGCCACAAGGACCACCCCCACAACAGGGGCAGCCTCCCCAGTAA